From Diceros bicornis minor isolate mBicDic1 chromosome 8, mDicBic1.mat.cur, whole genome shotgun sequence, a single genomic window includes:
- the LOC131409691 gene encoding growth-regulated protein homolog gamma-like: MDKRVLPSRGATELAPPAIPPALPLQAPPPRPSELSPMARAAAAAASRAPRLLRAALLLLLLVAAARRAAGAPVVSELRCQCLQTVQGIHLKNIQSVKVTSPGSHCAQTEVIATLKNGQETCLNPEAPMVKKIIEKMLNKGKSN; the protein is encoded by the exons ATGGATAAAAGGGTGCTCCCGTCTCGGGGAGCCACAGAGCTCGCTCCGCCAGCAATCCCGCCGGCCCTCCCGCTCCAGGCACCGCCGCCCCGACCCTCCGAGCTGAGCCCCAtggcccgcgccgccgccgccgccgcctcccgcgcTCCCCGGCTCCTCCGGGCCGCgctgctgctcctgctcctgGTCGCCGCCGCCCGGCGCGCAGCAG GCGCGCCCGTGGTCTCTGAACTGCGCTGCCAGTGCCTGCAGACCGTGCAGGGGATTCACCTCAAGAACATCCAGAGTGTGAAGGTGACGTCCCCAGGCTCCCACTGCGCCCAAACCGAAGTCAT AGCCACTCTCAAGAATGGACAGGAAACTTGTCTCAACCCCGAAGCCCCCATGGTTAAGAAAATCATAGAAAAGATGCTAAACAA GGGCAAATCCAACTGA